The Dokdonia donghaensis DSW-1 DNA window AGTGTTTGACAAATCTTATAACGAGAACTCTGCACTAGTAAAGACAGGTCACGTAAACTATGGGATGGGAGCACTTTTGCACGTCTATAATAAATAAGAAATTATGAATATATCTGTAGACCTTACTTTTAGTCCTTTGCAGGATGATTATGAAGGGCATATTATAAATTTTATAAAAAGGCTACGTGACTCAAGCCTCACTGTTATAGAAAACCCTCTTGCTACGCAGGTTTATGGCGATTATGATGAGGTGATGGGGCTTCTCACTGTAGAGATGAAACGCAGTTTTCAAGAAGTAGGTATAGGCCTCTTTTATATAAAAATGGTAAAAACAGACCGCTCAGACTATGTCGCAGATTTTTGATTTCCTCTTTGGGCAATATGCGAGTTATGATACACTAGATATCGTATTAGAGCTACTTGCCTCTGTATTTACAATAGCATCGGTTATTTATTCAAAAAAGAATAATGTTCTGGTCTTTCCTACGGGAATGATTTGTACAGCCATTTTTGTGTATTTATTACTTAAATGGGGTTTGCTAGGTGATATGATGATTAATGCATATTACTTTATTATGAGTGTTTACGGCTGGTATATCTGGACCAGAACGGTAGATGGCACAGCAGTCACTCCTATTACTACGACCTCAAGAAAAGAGCACATTATCTCTGTGGGTATTTTTATAGCCACGGCGGTATTTACATATGTCGTATACATCACTTTTGATAAAATTTCACACTGGACATCATATATAGATATGATTACCACAGGCATTTTCTTTGTTGGAATGTGGCTTATGGCAAAACGGAAGATAGAAAACTGGATTTACTGGATTATAGGTGATATTATTACTGTGCCCTTATATTTTTACAAAGGTTTAACCTTTAGTAGTATCTTGTATTTTGCATTAACGATTATTGCCGTTTTCGGTTATTTAGAATGGAAGAAAAACTTAGACAAGTCCCTAGCAGCTGTATAAGAGTATGTCTTTTTGGGCCAGAGAGTAGTGGGAAAAGTACGCTTTCGCGAAAGCTATCAGAGCATTACAACGCTCCCCTGGTAGAAGAATTTGCACGAGAGTATTTACAAGAACTTTGGGAGAAGGAGAAGAAAATCTGTAGACCCAAAGATTTACTTCCCATAGCTGTTGGACAGATAGATTTAGAAAATAAAGCAGCCGCAAGCACAGATAGGCTTATCATTTGTGATACAGATTTACTTACTACAAAGGTCTATAGCGAAGCATATTATGATGGGTGGTGCCCAGAATTATTAGAAAAAATAGCATTAGAAAATCAATATGATTTGTATCTTTTAACATACATAGATACACCTTGGGAAGAAGACGATTTACGAGATAGACCACACCGCCGGTTAGAAATGTTTAAAGCCTTTGAAAGCGCTTTGATAAAGTATGACAGGCCCTACATTATAATGAAAGGAGGAGTACAAGAGCGAGTGACTGAGGCAACTCAGGTAATTAACACACTATTAGTTTGAAAATAACAGAAGAGGATAAAAAGCAGCTGGACAAAAGAGGCATTGCACTAGAGCAAGTACAGAGTCAGTTTGAGAGTCTAACCAAAGGAATTCCTTTTGCAGATTTAAGAGATGCCGCCACAGATGGAAATGGAATACTCATCTTATCTTCAGATCAAGAAAAAGCACTTGTAGAAAAATTTGATCAATCTAGTAGTAACCTCGAGTTATTAAAGTTTACACCAGCCTCTGGTGCGGCAACTAGAATGTTTAAATTTCTCTTTCAGTTTTATGATGATTACAATCCCGTAGAGGGTTCAATAAATGCTTACATTAATAAGAAAGGAGTTCCAGAACTACGCTTGTTTTTTGTGGGATTAGATAGCTTCCCTTTTTATAAAAAGGTGCGTAAGCGCATTAAGAAGAAGTATAGTGATGGAGAATCACTAGATATAGATGTAAATAGACTGCGGTTCATAAAAATATTGCTCAATGAAGATGAGCTTAATTTTGGAAACAAACCTAAAGGCTTATTCCCATTCCACAGGTATAAAAAAAATATTGCTACTGCCTTTGAAGAGCATTTATTTGAAGGCGCATCTTATGCGGCAAAAGATGGAGTAGCACGATTGCACTTTACAATTTCTGAGGCACATTTAGAGCGTTTTCAAAAACAGTTTGAAAAACGTAAAGACTACGTACAAGAAAAAACTGCAACTACTTTTGACATTTCATACTCATTTCAATCTCCAGCTACAGATACTGTTGCACTGGCAAGTAATGGAGAATTGCTTAGGGATAAAGAGGGACAACTAGTCTTTAGACCCGGTGGTCACGGGGCGCTTATAAACAACCTTAATGAGCAAGATGCAGATATTATCTTTATAAAGAATATAGACAATGTAGTTGTAAGCAAGTATCGTAAGAAGATTGCTCAATGTAAAAAGATGCTCGCAGGTAAGTTGCTTGAGATACAAGAACAGTCTTTTGCCTACTTGCATAAACTAGATGATGCCGAAGCTATAAATGAGCAAGTTATTTTAGAGATTGCTACATTTCTACAAAATGAGCTTTTTATAAAGGTTGCATCAGATTTTGAGCGATACTCGCCTACCTATCAAGTGGAGTACTTGAGAGAACTTCTAGATAGACCACTACGCGTTTGTGGTATGGTAAAAAATGAAGGAGAGCCAGGTGGAGGTCCGTTTTGGGTTCGTCACGAAAATGGGAAGGAATGTCTCCAGATTGTAGAGAGTGTACAAATCAACCCTGGTGATAACGCACAGCAGCAAATTGTTACAAATGCTACTCACTTCAACCCAGTAGATATTGTTTGCGGAGTAAAAAATTACAAAGGAGAGAAATATGACCTTCTCAAATTTGTAGACTATAAAGCCGGATTCATAGCTTCAAAAAGTTACGAGGGACAGAAAATAAAAGCACTTGAGCACCCCGGTCTTTGGAACGGAGGAATGGCACACTGGAATACCATCTTTATTGAAGTACCGCTCTTAACGTTCAATCCTGTAAAAACGGTAAATGATCTCCTTAAACCAGCTCATCAGGTTAGGTAAAGTGTTTTTTATTACGCTTTCGCGAAAGCGAACTACTCAATCTTAATGATAATGTTGCTTAATGAGGTTAAAATTTGTTTAATCTTTTTAATAAAATAATAAACAATAGTATCTTTATTCGAAAATTAGGATATGGATACCGCATTGGTATGGTTTAGAAATAATCTTAGAGTTCAAGATAACGCGTCACTTATGGCGGCTATTGCTACCGGTAAAAGAGTTGTAGGGGTTTATTATTTTGATCCTCGTCATTATGAAGAGGGTGATTTTGGTTTTA harbors:
- the pnuC gene encoding nicotinamide riboside transporter PnuC, whose product is MSQIFDFLFGQYASYDTLDIVLELLASVFTIASVIYSKKNNVLVFPTGMICTAIFVYLLLKWGLLGDMMINAYYFIMSVYGWYIWTRTVDGTAVTPITTTSRKEHIISVGIFIATAVFTYVVYITFDKISHWTSYIDMITTGIFFVGMWLMAKRKIENWIYWIIGDIITVPLYFYKGLTFSSILYFALTIIAVFGYLEWKKNLDKSLAAV
- a CDS encoding AAA family ATPase, with amino-acid sequence MEEKLRQVPSSCIRVCLFGPESSGKSTLSRKLSEHYNAPLVEEFAREYLQELWEKEKKICRPKDLLPIAVGQIDLENKAAASTDRLIICDTDLLTTKVYSEAYYDGWCPELLEKIALENQYDLYLLTYIDTPWEEDDLRDRPHRRLEMFKAFESALIKYDRPYIIMKGGVQERVTEATQVINTLLV
- a CDS encoding DUF4301 family protein, with the protein product MKITEEDKKQLDKRGIALEQVQSQFESLTKGIPFADLRDAATDGNGILILSSDQEKALVEKFDQSSSNLELLKFTPASGAATRMFKFLFQFYDDYNPVEGSINAYINKKGVPELRLFFVGLDSFPFYKKVRKRIKKKYSDGESLDIDVNRLRFIKILLNEDELNFGNKPKGLFPFHRYKKNIATAFEEHLFEGASYAAKDGVARLHFTISEAHLERFQKQFEKRKDYVQEKTATTFDISYSFQSPATDTVALASNGELLRDKEGQLVFRPGGHGALINNLNEQDADIIFIKNIDNVVVSKYRKKIAQCKKMLAGKLLEIQEQSFAYLHKLDDAEAINEQVILEIATFLQNELFIKVASDFERYSPTYQVEYLRELLDRPLRVCGMVKNEGEPGGGPFWVRHENGKECLQIVESVQINPGDNAQQQIVTNATHFNPVDIVCGVKNYKGEKYDLLKFVDYKAGFIASKSYEGQKIKALEHPGLWNGGMAHWNTIFIEVPLLTFNPVKTVNDLLKPAHQVR